A region from the Pseudomonas promysalinigenes genome encodes:
- the mnmA gene encoding tRNA 2-thiouridine(34) synthase MnmA translates to MTSPAIKDPAKTRVIVGMSGGVDSSVSALLLMEQGYQVEGLFMKNWEEDDGTEYCTAREDLADAQAVCDRIGIKLHTANFAAEYWDNVFEHFLEEYKAGRTPNPDILCNREIKFKAFLDYALSLGADLIATGHYVRRRDTGTLTELLKGLDPNKDQSYFLHAVGGKEIARTLFPVGELEKPEVRAIAERHGLATAKKKDSTGICFIGERRFSDFLKQYLPAQPGDIETTEGEVIGRHHGLMYHTIGQRQGLGIGGLKDAGDEPWYVLRKDLTRNVLVVGQGNEHPWLFSRALLASQIFWVNPIDLRSPRKLTAKVRYRQSDQQCTLELTESGYRAVFDEPQRAVTPGQSVVFYDGEVCLGGGVIESAEPWSPRA, encoded by the coding sequence ATGACCAGCCCAGCAATCAAAGACCCCGCCAAGACCCGCGTAATCGTCGGCATGTCCGGCGGCGTGGACTCTTCCGTCTCCGCCCTCCTGCTCATGGAACAGGGCTATCAGGTGGAAGGGCTGTTCATGAAGAACTGGGAAGAAGACGACGGAACCGAGTACTGCACTGCCCGTGAAGACCTGGCCGACGCCCAGGCCGTGTGCGACCGCATCGGCATCAAGCTGCACACTGCCAACTTCGCCGCCGAATACTGGGACAACGTGTTCGAGCATTTCCTCGAGGAATACAAGGCCGGCCGCACACCCAACCCGGACATCCTCTGCAACCGCGAAATCAAGTTCAAGGCATTCCTCGACTACGCCCTGTCACTGGGGGCCGACCTGATCGCCACCGGCCACTACGTGCGCCGCCGCGACACCGGCACCCTCACCGAGCTGCTCAAGGGCCTGGACCCGAACAAGGACCAGAGCTACTTCCTGCACGCCGTAGGCGGCAAGGAGATTGCCCGCACGCTGTTCCCGGTGGGCGAACTGGAAAAGCCCGAAGTTCGCGCCATTGCCGAACGGCACGGCCTGGCGACCGCCAAGAAGAAGGATTCCACCGGCATCTGCTTCATCGGCGAGCGCCGCTTCAGCGACTTCCTCAAACAGTACCTGCCGGCACAGCCGGGCGATATCGAAACCACTGAAGGTGAAGTGATCGGCCGCCACCATGGACTGATGTACCACACCATCGGCCAGCGCCAAGGCCTGGGTATTGGCGGCCTGAAAGACGCCGGTGATGAGCCTTGGTACGTGCTGCGTAAGGACCTCACCCGCAATGTGCTGGTGGTCGGCCAAGGCAACGAACACCCCTGGTTGTTCTCCCGCGCCCTGCTCGCCTCGCAGATTTTCTGGGTCAACCCGATCGACCTGCGCAGCCCGCGCAAGCTCACAGCCAAAGTGCGCTACCGCCAGAGCGACCAGCAATGCACCCTGGAACTGACCGAGTCGGGCTACCGCGCCGTGTTCGACGAGCCGCAACGCGCCGTGACCCCGGGTCAGTCGGTAGTATTTTATGACGGCGAGGTATGCCTGGGCGGCGGCGTGATCGAAAGCGCCGAGCCTTGGAGCCCACGCGCATGA
- a CDS encoding NUDIX hydrolase, which produces MTWQPHITVATIVEHQGTFLFVEEFKAGKHVFNQPAGHLEPHETLAQAALRETLEETAWEVELTGIVGIYLYTAPSNGVTYQRICFAARPVHHHADLALDTDIVRAVWLTRDELLADPARWRSELVPRCLDDYLNGPLHSLAVLRD; this is translated from the coding sequence ATGACTTGGCAACCCCACATCACCGTCGCCACCATCGTCGAACACCAAGGCACGTTTTTGTTCGTTGAAGAATTCAAAGCGGGCAAGCATGTGTTCAACCAACCTGCCGGCCACCTCGAGCCCCATGAAACCTTGGCCCAGGCCGCGCTTCGCGAAACCCTCGAAGAAACCGCGTGGGAAGTCGAACTCACCGGCATCGTCGGCATTTACCTCTACACAGCCCCAAGCAACGGCGTGACCTACCAGCGCATCTGTTTCGCCGCACGCCCTGTGCATCACCATGCCGACCTGGCACTGGACACCGACATCGTCCGCGCCGTCTGGCTGACCCGCGACGAACTGCTGGCCGATCCTGCCCGCTGGCGCAGCGAGCTGGTACCACGCTGCCTGGACGATTACCTCAACGGCCCATTGCACAGCCTCGCAGTGCTACGCGACTGA
- a CDS encoding NADP-dependent isocitrate dehydrogenase: protein MPTRSKIIYTFTDEAPALATYSLLPIIEAFTACADIAVETRDISLAGRILAAFPEQLGAEKQVGDHLAKLGQLATTPEANIIKLPNISASVPQLKAAIKELQGKGFNIPDYADEPATEAEKESRARYDRIKGSAVNPVLREGNSDRRAPLSVKNYARKHPHKMGAWAADSKSHVAHMSNGDFYGSEKAALIEADDNLRIELVAKDGSTTVLKAKTAVKAAEIVDCATMSRKALKAFIAEQIADAKASGVLLSVHLKATMMKVSDPIMFGVIVEEFYNDVLAKHAAALAEVGFNANNGIGDLYARIKDLPAEKQAEIEADIKALYAQRPALAMVNSDKGITNLHVPSDVIVDASMPAMIRDSGKMWNTAGELQDAKAIIPDRCYAGIYQATIEDCKVNGAFDPTTMGSVPNVGLMAQKAEEYGSHDKTFQIQADGVVRVVDGKGTVVLEQNVEAGDIFRMCQTKDAPIQDWVKLAVNRARLSNTPAVFWLDPARAHDGVMIEKVQKYLKDHDTAGLDIRVLAPVDAIKFSLARIREGKDTISVTGNVLRDYLTDLFPIMELGTSAKMLSIVPLMNGGGLFETGAGGSAPKHVQQLVEENFLRWDSLGEFLALAASLEHLGNTYDNPRAKVLANTLDQATGKFLDTNKSPSRKVGGIDNRGSHFYLTLYWAQALAAQSDDAALQARFAPLAKSLSENEEAIVAELNAVQGKPADIGGYYAPDAELTAKVMRPSQTLNSAIAAL, encoded by the coding sequence ATGCCCACCCGTTCCAAGATCATCTATACCTTCACCGACGAAGCCCCCGCCCTCGCCACCTACTCGCTGCTGCCGATCATCGAAGCTTTCACAGCTTGCGCTGACATCGCCGTCGAAACCCGCGACATCTCCCTGGCTGGCCGTATCCTCGCCGCCTTCCCGGAGCAACTGGGCGCAGAGAAGCAAGTAGGCGATCACCTGGCGAAACTGGGCCAGCTGGCTACCACCCCTGAAGCAAACATCATCAAACTGCCGAACATCAGCGCCTCGGTACCGCAGCTCAAAGCCGCGATCAAGGAGCTGCAAGGCAAAGGCTTCAACATTCCCGACTACGCCGACGAGCCTGCCACCGAGGCCGAAAAAGAGTCCCGCGCTCGCTACGATCGCATCAAAGGCTCTGCCGTCAACCCGGTGCTGCGCGAGGGCAACTCCGACCGCCGCGCACCGCTGTCGGTCAAGAACTACGCTCGCAAGCACCCGCACAAAATGGGCGCCTGGGCCGCCGACTCCAAATCGCACGTTGCACACATGAGCAACGGCGACTTCTACGGCAGTGAAAAAGCCGCGCTGATCGAAGCTGACGACAACCTGCGCATCGAGCTGGTCGCCAAAGATGGCAGCACCACCGTGCTCAAAGCCAAGACTGCGGTCAAGGCTGCCGAAATCGTCGACTGCGCCACCATGAGCCGCAAGGCCCTGAAAGCCTTCATCGCCGAACAGATCGCCGACGCCAAGGCTTCTGGCGTGCTGCTGTCGGTACACCTCAAAGCGACCATGATGAAGGTTTCCGACCCAATCATGTTCGGTGTCATCGTCGAAGAGTTCTACAACGACGTGCTGGCCAAGCACGCCGCAGCGCTGGCTGAAGTAGGCTTCAATGCCAACAACGGCATCGGCGACCTGTACGCTCGCATCAAGGACCTGCCTGCCGAGAAGCAGGCTGAGATCGAAGCCGACATCAAGGCCCTGTACGCTCAGCGCCCAGCCTTGGCGATGGTCAACTCCGACAAGGGCATCACCAACCTGCACGTGCCGAGCGACGTCATCGTCGACGCCTCGATGCCCGCGATGATCCGTGACTCGGGCAAGATGTGGAACACTGCCGGTGAGCTGCAGGATGCCAAGGCGATCATCCCGGATCGCTGCTACGCCGGTATCTACCAAGCCACCATCGAAGACTGCAAAGTCAACGGCGCCTTCGACCCGACCACCATGGGCAGCGTACCGAACGTCGGCCTGATGGCACAGAAAGCCGAGGAATACGGCTCCCACGACAAGACCTTCCAGATCCAGGCCGATGGCGTGGTGCGTGTGGTCGATGGCAAAGGCACTGTTGTGCTGGAGCAAAACGTCGAAGCCGGTGACATCTTCCGCATGTGCCAGACCAAAGACGCGCCGATCCAGGACTGGGTCAAACTGGCCGTCAATCGCGCCCGCCTGAGCAACACCCCGGCGGTGTTCTGGCTGGACCCGGCTCGCGCCCACGACGGCGTGATGATCGAAAAAGTGCAGAAGTACCTGAAGGACCACGACACCGCTGGCCTGGACATTCGTGTGCTGGCACCGGTCGACGCCATCAAGTTCTCCCTGGCCCGTATTCGCGAAGGCAAGGACACCATTTCGGTGACCGGCAACGTGCTGCGCGACTACCTGACCGACCTGTTCCCGATCATGGAGCTGGGCACCAGCGCCAAAATGCTGTCGATCGTGCCGCTGATGAATGGCGGCGGCCTGTTCGAAACCGGCGCTGGCGGTTCGGCACCCAAGCACGTGCAGCAGTTGGTGGAAGAGAACTTCCTGCGTTGGGATTCGCTGGGTGAATTCCTGGCCCTTGCCGCTTCCTTGGAGCACCTGGGCAACACCTACGACAACCCACGCGCCAAGGTCCTGGCCAACACCCTGGACCAAGCAACCGGCAAGTTCCTGGACACCAACAAGTCGCCTTCGCGTAAAGTCGGTGGCATCGACAACCGCGGCAGCCATTTCTACCTGACCCTGTACTGGGCCCAGGCACTGGCCGCCCAGAGCGACGACGCCGCCCTGCAGGCGCGCTTCGCCCCGCTGGCCAAGAGCCTGAGCGAGAACGAGGAAGCCATCGTCGCCGAGCTCAACGCAGTTCAAGGCAAGCCAGCCGACATCGGTGGCTACTACGCCCCGGATGCCGAGCTGACCGCCAAGGTGATGCGCCCAAGCCAGACCCTGAACAGCGCCATCGCCGCCCTGTAA